From a region of the Triticum aestivum cultivar Chinese Spring chromosome 7D, IWGSC CS RefSeq v2.1, whole genome shotgun sequence genome:
- the LOC123164602 gene encoding glycosyltransferase BC10, protein MWGDSKPMLKSRGGAGGGGGGDEEGDYFPNTPRKDWSTGLLKLVTAMVIFMAGVVIGLSVSANVSRYYYNSHTELFFPTATYSSCDRRGATGDCGPGFRAFVHPPTLAHSMTDDELFWRATLVPTAEEFPFQRVPKVAFLFMTRGPLPFAPLWERFFRGHQGLFSVYLHTIPDYKLNVSKTSPFYGRQIPSEEVSWGSITLVDAEKRLLANALLDFSNERFVLLSESCIPVFNFPTVYEYLINSEHSFVESYNIDTPQSAGRYNRRMAPHILPEQWRKGSEWFELNRELAVRVVADYKYYSIFRKHCRPSCYPDEHYIPTYLHLFHGSLNANRTITWVDWSRGGPHPARYGAGNINVDFIKAIRNNGTQCLYNSKHTSVCYLFARKFAPSALGPLMNLTSTVLDF, encoded by the exons ATGTGGGGGGACTCGAAGCCGATGCTCAAGTCCCGCGGCGgggccgggggcggcggcggcggcgacgaggagggcgACTACTTCCCCAACACGCCGCGCAAGGACTGGTCCACGGGCCTGCTCAAGCTCGTCACCGCCATGGTCATCTTCATGGCCGGCGTCGTCATCGGCCTCTCCGTCAGCGCCAACGTCTCCCGCTACTACTACAACTCCCACACCGAgctcttcttccccaccgccaccTACAGCTCCTGCGACCGCCGGGGCGCCACGGGGGACTGCGGCCCCGGCTTCAGGGCCTTCGTGCACCCGCCCACCCTCGCGCACTCCATGACCGACGACGAGCTCTTCTGGCGCGCCACCCTCGTGCCCACCGCCGAGGAGTTCCCCTTCCAGCGCGTCCCCAAGGTCGCCTTCCTCTTCATGACCCGCGGCCCGCTCCCCTTCGCCCCGCTCTGGGAGCGCTTCTTCCGCGGTCACCAGGGGCTCTTCTCCGTCTACCTCCACACCATCCCGGACTACAAGCTCAACGTCTCCAAGACATCCCCATTCTACGGCCGCCAGATCCCCAGCGAG GAAGTGTCTTGGGGATCAATAACCCTGGTTGATGCTGAGAAGCGCCTGCTGGCCAATGCATTGTTGGATTTCTCAAACGAGCGTTTTGTTCTGCTCTCGGAGAGCTGCATTCCGGTGTTCAACTTCCCAACTGTCTACGAGTATCTCATAAACTCGGAGCACAGCTTTGTCGAGTCCTACAACATCGACACCCCTCAAAGCGCTGGCCGCTACAACCGTCGAATGGCCCCTCACATCTTGCCGGAGCAATGGAGGAAAGGGTCAGAGTGGTTTGAGCTTAACCGTGAGCTGGCCGTGCGTGTCGTAGCGGACTACAAGTACTACTCGATCTTCCGGAAGCATTGCAGACCATCTTGCTACCCGGACGAGCATTACATACCGACCTATCTTCATCTGTTCCACGGGTCGCTCAACGCCAACAGGACCATCACATGGGTCGATTGGTCAAGAGGAGGCCCGCATCCAGCGAGATATGGTGCTGGAAACATCAACGTGGACTTCATCAAGGCCATCAGGAACAATGGTACGCAGTGCCTCTACAACTCGAAGCACACTTCGGTGTGCTACCTCTTTGCTAGGAAGTTTGCTCCCAGTGCTTTGGGACCATTGATGAACCTCACTTCGACGGTGTTGGACTTTTGA